Part of the Nostoc sp. ATCC 53789 genome, GACTGCCTCACATATCCTTATTTTAGTCTGGCCACAACTTGGGGATTTTGATAGTCTTGAATATGCGTGGTGGTTACAGCGCGAAGCTAAAAAATTGCCTCCTGAAAAACTCGCTATTTGTGCAGTCGGAATTGGCGATCGCGCTTCTGGAACAAAATTCTGCGAATATACAGGATTTCCAGCCGAAAATTTATTTATTGAACCTAATGCAGAACTACATCAACAACTCAAACTTTATTCAGGTCTGAATCTCCCTATCCCTGGAATTTCCCCTACTCAGAAAGCTTGGCTAAATCTACTGTTCATGTGTGCAGGGTTTGGAAGTCCTGGAACCCTAAGAGAAGTTTTTCGAGGATACAGGGGCGATCGTCAAGCCCCTCAACTCATTGAAAATGATGAAATTATTCAAGGTACTCCTCTACCTGCGTTTCAAGGCTCGTTTTTCCAATTAGCTGGAGGAATTGGGTTTCAACGTCCCTTTGAATTAGCTACTCTACGGCTACGGAATATGGTGGAAGTTCTGAGCAATTGGCATACTTATGTACCTAATTCTGCCTACTTAACTCAGCGTGGTGGAACTTTTCTGTTTGATACCCAAGGTCAGTTACTTTACGAAC contains:
- a CDS encoding peroxiredoxin-like family protein, with the protein product MNPYAILNQTKLQRVSDGITRPLLENCETASHILILVWPQLGDFDSLEYAWWLQREAKKLPPEKLAICAVGIGDRASGTKFCEYTGFPAENLFIEPNAELHQQLKLYSGLNLPIPGISPTQKAWLNLLFMCAGFGSPGTLREVFRGYRGDRQAPQLIENDEIIQGTPLPAFQGSFFQLAGGIGFQRPFELATLRLRNMVEVLSNWHTYVPNSAYLTQRGGTFLFDTQGQLLYEHRDPGILGFAANMSQPLSFLSLIETDSFTSIHNS